A segment of the Nitrospirota bacterium genome:
CAATCTCCCGGACATGAGGAAATTCGACATCGCTGACAGGGACAGGACAAGATACGGGGCAAATATCACACTCCTTCCTTTAAGCAACATAACTGTTGGGCTTTACTATAATTATACACAGGACGATTATGAGGCTTCATCAATGGGACTGCTGCAAAATGCAAATAACAGCCGCACTATTGATGCAACTTTCACCCCGGCAGACTTTGTCTCCACATATCTATACTTTACTAATGAGGAAGTCACGGCAAGTCAGGGAAGCAGATACTATCGCGGAGGTGTAAATAAACCAGCTGATTCCATAGACTCCAACAGGGACTGGAGGGCAGACCATAATGAGAACATTGATACAGGAGGCATAGGCATGAACCTGAACTTTATGGAAAACGTACTCACGCTTGGGGTTGACTATTCATATACCAAATCCACAGGAGCTATAAAGTTTGTCTATGGAAGTTGTTTTACTCCTCCTTATTGTAGCGGCATTACAACAACTCCAGCAGATATGCCTGATTTAAAAACCAGACTTCAGACATTTAAGGCCTCCGTCAAATACAGGCTCACAATGAATACAACCCTCGGGCTTGGATATAAATACGAAACTTACAGATCAGACAACTGGTCAACAGACAGTGTTGACCCTGCATCTACTGCTCTTTCCAATGTGCTGACCCTCAGTGGCCCTGTCTCTGATTACGAGGCACATGAGGCAATGCTGACTGCTGCATATAACTGGTAGAAGAAAGACAGAATATGAATCCCTCGAATGAGGTGCGCGATGAGAGTGACAGCCCTTATTTCAGCGACGCCGCAAGCCGGAATCCGAATTCCCGTCCGAGGTCATCCTTCGTAAATCTGTACCGGATAGAGGTTCTGATACCCCACGGGCCATTAAGAAAGGAGCCGCCGCGGGCAGCGCGGTATTGGCTACCCAAAGGTCCCTGAGGATTTGACCTTGGACTTGTTTTATAATAATCGCCCTCATAATAATCGTTAACCCATTCCTGAATGTTTCCACACATATCATACAGACCCAGTCCGTTCGCCTTTTTTTTACCTACAGGGTGCGGTTTAATCCCCGAATTGGATTTAAACCATGCATAATCATTAAGTTCCATTTCATTGTTGGCACCGCACCACTTCTGCCTCTCCCCCCCGCTCCTTGCGGCAAACTCCCATTCAGCCTCAGTAGGAAGGCGATATTTCCCCCCGCTGATACGGTTAAGCTTGAGAATAAATTTCTGAATGTCATAGTAACTCACATTTTCCACGGGGCAATCATCACAATTTCTTAAAGATGACGGGGCTGTTCCCATGACCTTAAACCAATGTCTTTGTGTTACCTCATAGATCCCGATGTAGAAATCATCAACACATGCCTTGTGTACAGGAATCTCATCCGGATCTCCCTCCGCAGAAACGTCTCCCATGTCAAAGCAGCCGCCCTTTACGAGGACCATCTCATCAGACTCTGTTTGCCGGGTTGCTTCCTGGAGAGGTTTTTCAATCTTTTCATCCCGAACTTGTTCCGGGATCTCCTGAGTCTGCACTGATTGAGACCCTGAAACAAATTCAGGGTAACGAACAGTATTTGCATCACCCTGCCCCTGTCCCCTTATTGGAACAGCATAAATTGAAAGTACCAACACACAGAAGACTGCGATATAAATTATTCGCGCTCCAGCTCTTTTATTCATACTGAGAATATCGGCAGGTCAATTGAATTTATAGACTTCCAGGCAATTAATGGTAAAAAATACAATATTACTGAATTCTCCGCAAAAGAAGGATGCCTTATTAAATACCAATAAAATTTGGCTGCTTTTGCAAATTCCTGTATAATCATATACATATTTATCAAGAACTCTGTCGCAATACTCATAACATCACAAAAAAAAGGTAATATTTATCATGATCTCTTTACAACTAATTTCAAAATCTTTCGGCGGCCGCGTCCTTTTCAGGGAGGCATCCATCCAAATCGGACTTGAAGAGCGGGTTGCGCTCGTTGGACCTAACGGAGTTGGAAAAACCACGCTATTTGGCATGATTGCAGGGAAGGTATCGGCAGACAGCGGCACGGTCATCATCAATAAAAAGGCTGTAGCAGGTTACCTCGCACAGGAACTGGAGGCAGATGAAGGTAAGACAGTCCTTGAAATGGTTCTCGGTGGCGGCACTGAGGTATCATCAATTGAACACCACCTTAGGATGCTTGAAGAAGAAATAGCAACGGCCTCTCCTGATATAGCAGAGAAACTGCTGGAACGCTATGGTGAGCTGCAGTCCAAATATGAACTACTTGGCGGCTACTCATATGAGGCCCGTGCACGCGAGATACTTTTCGGTCTCGGTTTTCAGGAGAAGCACCTTTCTCGTCCGGTTGAAGAACTCTCCGGGGGACGGCGGATGCGCGTCCTGCTTTCAAGACTGCTTCTTACTGAACCGGACATTCTGCTTCTCGATGAGCCTACTAATCACCTCGACATACCATCTATCAAATGGCTTGAGGATTTTCTGATCAGTTATCCGGGAACAGTCCTTCTCATCTCCCATGACCGTGATTTCATGAACCGCATTGTAACACGTGTGGTCGAGGTGGATCGCCAGCAATTGATTTCATATACAGGCAATTATGACCAGTTCATTAAAACAAAAGAAGAGACGCAGCTTTTGATAGAGGCAACGGCCAGAAACCAGCAAAAGAAGATGGATGAGACGCAGCAGTTCATTGATCGCTTCAGGGCCCAGGCCACTAAGGCACGTCAGGTGCAGAGCCGCATCAAGATGCTTGAAAAGATGGACAAGGTTGAGGTTCAGGAGCAAAGGAGGACAGTGA
Coding sequences within it:
- a CDS encoding SUMF1/EgtB/PvdO family nonheme iron enzyme codes for the protein MNKRAGARIIYIAVFCVLVLSIYAVPIRGQGQGDANTVRYPEFVSGSQSVQTQEIPEQVRDEKIEKPLQEATRQTESDEMVLVKGGCFDMGDVSAEGDPDEIPVHKACVDDFYIGIYEVTQRHWFKVMGTAPSSLRNCDDCPVENVSYYDIQKFILKLNRISGGKYRLPTEAEWEFAARSGGERQKWCGANNEMELNDYAWFKSNSGIKPHPVGKKKANGLGLYDMCGNIQEWVNDYYEGDYYKTSPRSNPQGPLGSQYRAARGGSFLNGPWGIRTSIRYRFTKDDLGREFGFRLAASLK